The window TCCATTAAAATATTTTCTGACCGGACTAACCTGTTTCATCGGAAACCGGCTTGCGAAGCTCCTCCGTGAGAAGGAGTTTGAAGTCCATGTTGTTGTGAGAGAGCCTGCGGATTTGAAAAAGTTAACCTTCCAGATGTTCGTTTTTTATTTCAATCTCAGCTTTTGCTTTCAGGTTTACTAAAAAGCTTTGAACCGCTTTTTCCCGTTTTTGATTCAATTTATCTTTTGTGACACGCTCAATTTCTTCAGGAGAGGTCGAATTGACCGCTTCTTCCAGAGGACTCAAGGTTACGGAGTCCCGGATGGTTGAACGGATTTTTTCATAAAGGAGCTCTTTCCGTTGACTCTCTTCAAACAGAGCCGGTTTGAGATGATTATAGGCCAAGACTTGTCGATAAGTGGCTTCATCGAATACCTTATTTTTTTGAAAAAGCTCGTTATTCTTTAAAAGAGACCGGACCTCTTCGTCGGAAATCGTGATACCCATTTCCTTTGCGGCCATTTGCCAGAGTTTTTTCTCAATGAGACTATTGACCACGTTTTTTTTCAGGTTCATTTGTTTTAAAGTGTCTTCGTTAAATTTGTCTTTCATCATGGACTTATAAAAAGCGACTGTCGTACGATAAGAATCCTGAAACTCTTCCGTGGTAATAGGTTCGCCGTTCACTTTTGCCACATAATCTTTTTTATTTGATTTGGAGGTTCCAAACCCCCATCCCATCGTGATTACAAATGCGATTGCAATCATCAGCATGATAATGCGGTAAAACCATGGGTTTTCAATAGCGCTCTCTCTTAAAACCTTCAACATAGGCCTTTCCCTGTCCTTTCATAAGTTTGCTTTTTTTCTAAATAGCAGTTATATTTTAAAACAGATTCTTTAAATTAACAAGACTTGAATAATAATTTTGTTGAAACATCTCCCTTATTCTTATAGAATTCAGCGTGGCATATTAAATATACTTGTTTATTTAATCAGGGCGCAGAACAAAGAAAAATGGGAGTTTATGTCGATCAGACATCCGCATTGGAGGCAGTCTTTCCGAAAGCGGTTATTCTTCATCGGGTTATAGCCAAAGGGGTAGATTTTTTAATTTTGGCTATTTTTAGGCAGATTTTCCCGCCGACAGGAATCTATTTAAGTATTACCTATCTTTTAATTGCGGACGGTTTGTTTCACGGGAAAAGTATTGGGAAGTTATTGGTGGGTCTTCAAACGTTTGTGCCGCATAAAAATAAAAACGCTTCATTTCGAGAATCCATCATCCGTAATTTTCCCTTATTGATCGGGTATTTGTTTTTATTTATTCCTTACCTCGGGTGGATTTTTTTCTTCCTGATTATCGGATTTGAGCTATTATTAATGATAGGAAATGAAAAAGGTTTAAGAATCGGCGATGAGCTGGCGAAAACTCAGGTCCTTGACAGCGAGAGTTTTGAAATTAAAAATCTTTAATTCTTTGTACGGGGAGTGCGCGTGGGTTTAACAAGTAGTTTGTTAGGGATGTTTTCTAATGATTTGGCGATTGATCTTGGAACCGCAAATACCCTGGTCTATTTAAAAGGGAAGGGAATCGTGATCAATGAACCTTCCGTTGTTGCCATTGAGAAAAAAAGCGGAAGAGTGTTAGCTGTGGGCGCGGAAGCCAAGAAAATGCTGGGAAGAACGCCGGGAAATATCGTCGCAATTCGACCGATGAAAGACGGGGTGATTGCGGATTTTGAGATTGCCGAAAAAATGTTGAAGCATTTTATTACAAAGGCGCATAACCGAAGCACTTTCGTTCGTCCAAGAATCATTATTTGCGTGCCTTCGAAAATCACTCAGGTGGAACAAAGGGCCGTGAAAGATTCTGCCGAATTGGCTGGAGCAAGGGAAGTGTATCTGATCGAAGAGCCGATTGCGGCGGCGATTGGGGCAGGTCTTCCGATTGAGGAGCCTGCTGGAAATATGGTTGTGGATATTGGCGGCGGAACGACGGATGTTGCGGTCATTTCCCTCGCGGGCATTGTTTACAGCGAATCAGTGAAGGTCGGCGGCGACAAAATGGATGACGCAATTGTTAATTATATTAAAAGGAAATATAACCTGCTCATCGGAGATCATATGGCTGAATTGATAAAATTTGAGATAGGCTCAGCCTATCCTCCGGATGAACGAAAGACTTTTTCTATTAAAGGAAGGGATTTAATTTCAGGGATACCAAAGACACTTGTCATTGATGATGCGGAGGTGAGAGAAGCCTTAGCTGAACCGATTAGTGCGATCGTGAATGCCATTAAATTGGCTTTAGAGAACACGCCTCCTGAACTATCTGGAGATATTATTGATCGGGGAATTGTTCTAACGGGAGGGGGATCTCTCCTAAGGGGAATGGACATTCGATTGCGGGAGGAAACCAATCTTCCCATTATCACGGTGGACAATCCTCTTACGACTGTCGTGTTAGGAACAGGCACAGCGTTGGATTCACTCGAACTCTTGAGAAAAGTCTCAATCATGGCTCAATAGAGAGACCAGTTTAATTTCGCTCCCTTGTTTTTGTGGCTCCCTTTTACGGGCCTATGAGCATTTTCCGTTTTCAACGAAGCAATCGTTTTTATAAAAAACTTTTCCTTTCAATTTCCATTCTTCTGATCCTGGTGATCGGGGTTTCCCTGGATATAAGGAAGGCTGTTCCTTCCTATTTTCAAAATCCGATCTTATCTATTGGTTATCTGATCGAATTAACCGGAAATACGATTATTCACGGGATTTCAAAGGTCTGGACCCATTATATTGACCTTGTCGATACCCAAAACAGATACACTCGTCTCCAGTCCGAGGTTGAGGTTTTAAAAGGTGAAAACCTTCAACTCAAAGAAAGTCAGAAAGAAAACCTCCGTTTAAAACAACTTCTTGAGATTGCCCTTCCTGTTCCCCTGAAGCTCACAGCCGCTCAAGTCATCATGCGGGACCCGTCAAACTGGTACCAATCCTTGACGATTAATAAAGGAACCGATGCCGGTGTCCTTCCCGGCATGGGGGTCATTACCTTCTCCGGTATCGTCGGGCGCGTCTTGAAATCGGGCGCAAAGAGCTCGGTGGTCCTTTTGATTACAGACCGTAACAGCGCCGTTCCTGTTTTAATCAGCCGAAGCCGGGACGAGGGAATTTTAGAGGGGACCACGCATGGCCTTGCGAGAATCAAGTATTTGTCTTTAGATCTAAAACTTGAGGTTGGAGATCCCGTATTGACTTCGGGTCTGACCCCGACTTTTCCGAAAGGCTTGAAAATCGGAAGCGTTGTTAAAATTGACCAAAAAACAGAATTGGACAGAAGAAAATCAAAAGACTTTGTCTATGCGGGTCCATTTTTGTCGGTGGAAGTGGCCCCAGCCGTTAATTTTTCGCGATTGGAAGAGGTCATGGTCATCACTTCTTCCCCGGATGAGACTTCTGTTCAAGGGGAAAAATAAGAAATGAAGGTTTGGATTTATGCCTTAATCTTAATGATTACGATTCCGTTGCAGGGATTAATGGCAGACTACTTTTCTATTGGCGACATCAAACCGGATTTAGGTTTTCTGGTCATTTATTTTACCGGGCTTTTATTTGGAAACGCCTTTGGAGCTCTTGTTGGAGGAATTGTCGGATTGATTTCGGATGGTTTATCGGGCGGAACAGGGTTGGTTCAGATGGAAAGCGGAATTCTTCTGGGATTGACCGCAGGAATGATTAGAAAAACGTTATTGAATTTAAGGTTGTTTTTTAATTCCATTGTTTTATTTATTTTTTCTTTATTCCATAGTTTTTTAATTTTTACTTTTCTAAATTTGTCTTTGACAGGGAGTTCCATCCCTTATCCCTGGAAGGCTATTTTTTTTCCCAAGGGAGTCTATGACGCATTTTTAGGATCGTTTTTATTTTGGATTTTGATGAAATTTTTAAAAAATAAAGAGTTTTTTAGTGAGACAGGGGCGCTTGAAAGAATATCCTTCTTTACCTCAAGAAAATCTTAAAAAAATACAACGGAGAATTGTTTTTTTATTGATTGTCCTGGGTTTTGGATTCGGAAGCATTTTATTCCGATCCTGGTCGCTTCAGATTACCGCCGGGAGCTTTTACCACGAACAGTCTGAAAATAATCGGGTGAGAGAGGTGTTTATTCAGCCCAGACGCGGTAAAGTTTTCGATCGAAATGGGAATATTTTAATTAATAATGTGCCTGGATTTACACTCTATTTAATTCCCGAAGACGTGAAGAGTCGGGATTACGTCATTCATAAAATTAGCGAAGTTTTAGGGTTTACGGTTGAAGAGATTGAGAAAAAAGTATCTCAACGCCAGTTTTCTCCTTATTTGCCGGTTAAGATTAAAGACGGTCTTACCCTGAGGGAAGTGGCCCTGTTTGAAGAGGACCAGCTAGAACTTGCGGGTTTGAAGATTGAGGTGGAATATCAGAGAAACTATGTATACGGAAAATTAGCCGCCCATGTACTGGGTTACGTCAGCGAGATCAATGAAAAACAGATGGATTCTCCAGATTATGAAAACCTTCCGCAAGGCACCTTAATCGGTCAATACGGAATTGAAAAAAAATATGACCAATTTATTCGCGGAGAACCTGGAGAAAAAGGGATTGAAGTTGATGCTTTGGGGCATGAAATTAAAATTTTAAATATCAAGGAACCGGAGGGAAGCAAGGACCTTTATCTGACGATCGACCTGGATACCCAAAAATCGGCCGAAGAAGCCCTTGGCGATGAAGCCGGAGCTGTCGTCGCGATGGATCCCGGGACCGGGGATATTTTGGCTATGACCAGCCATCCTGGATTTGACCCTCAAAATCTTTCAGGGCGGATCCGCCAAAACGATTGGGATACCCTGATCAAGGACCCTTTTAAGCCATTAAACAACAGAGCGATTCAGGGAACCTATCCGCCAGGGTCAGTTTTCAAGGTTTTACTGGCAATCACGGCTCTTGAAGCGCACGAGATCGATCCCTCAAAACAAATTGATTGCCACGGGGTTTTCCCGTTCGGAAAGAGAGTCTTTAGGGACTGGAAAAAAGGGGGCCACGGGGCTGTTGATCTTCACCGGTCAATTGTGGAGAGTTGTGACGTTTACTATTATAAGCTGGGCGACCAGCTTGGGGTGGACCTGATTGCTGAACAGGCTCATAAATTCGGGCTGGGACGCGCGACAGGAATTGATCTTCCCTCGGAAAAGGAGGGAATTATTCCCTCTTCTGAATGGAAATTAAAAACCCGGAGAGAGCGCTGGTTTCCCGGCGAAACACTTTCGGTTTCGATTGGCCAGGGCTATGTCAACTTTACGCCCCTTCAAGCGGCCTATATGATGACCCAGGTGGCGAACGGAGGATACCGGTATAAGCCCAGGCTTCTTCGCGCCGTTTCCGGCCAGGAAACCGATCAACCGATTGTTTTTCCACCCGTTTTGCTGGACACCCATCAGATTTCAAAGAGAACTTTGGACGTCGTTCGTGAGGCGTTAAGAGGTGTGGTGCAGGAGCCTCATGGAACCGCTGGGACCGCCCGGTCGGAATATTTTGAAACGGCCGGGAAAACGGGCACCGCACAGGTGATTGCCGCGAAAGCCGGGGCGGGAGGCAATCTAAATTCCAAAATGTTGCCAAAATTTCTGCAGGATCATGCCTGGTTTGTGGCGTTCGCGCCTTATCAGGACCCAAAAATCGTGGTTGCCGTGCTCGTAGAACATGGCGGACATGGTGGATCTGCCGCGGCGCCGGTGGCTAAAAAAGTTTTAGAAGCTTATTTAGTTAAAAAACCGGACAGGAACCCCTCCGGGCCTTCCGACAGAGTGACTTTGGACGGACGGTCACAGAGCCGGATTCCCGAAGGCGGGGAGGACTAAAATGTTTGATAGACGCCTCATCACCAAATTTGACTGGAAATTTCTCCTGATTGTTTTTTCTATTTTATGTGTCAGTGTTTTATCGATTTATAGTGTCTCGGCATATAAGGAACAGATGAAATCGATGTTGTACGTGAAACAAATTTACTGGATCATGATTTCAATGATTGTTTTTTTTATTGCGGTTGTCATTGATTACCACACCATTTCCAGATACGCCTATCTCGTTTATGCGGTTGTCGTGATCCTTCTTTTGCTGGTGATGTTCGTGGGGAAGGTCGGGCTGGGGGCTCAAAGGTGGCTTTCCTTTGGTTTCATTTCATTTCAGCCGTCAGAGTTCTCTAAATTAGG of the Nitrospirota bacterium genome contains:
- a CDS encoding RDD family protein, producing MGVYVDQTSALEAVFPKAVILHRVIAKGVDFLILAIFRQIFPPTGIYLSITYLLIADGLFHGKSIGKLLVGLQTFVPHKNKNASFRESIIRNFPLLIGYLFLFIPYLGWIFFFLIIGFELLLMIGNEKGLRIGDELAKTQVLDSESFEIKNL
- the mrdA gene encoding penicillin-binding protein 2, whose product is MKEYPSLPQENLKKIQRRIVFLLIVLGFGFGSILFRSWSLQITAGSFYHEQSENNRVREVFIQPRRGKVFDRNGNILINNVPGFTLYLIPEDVKSRDYVIHKISEVLGFTVEEIEKKVSQRQFSPYLPVKIKDGLTLREVALFEEDQLELAGLKIEVEYQRNYVYGKLAAHVLGYVSEINEKQMDSPDYENLPQGTLIGQYGIEKKYDQFIRGEPGEKGIEVDALGHEIKILNIKEPEGSKDLYLTIDLDTQKSAEEALGDEAGAVVAMDPGTGDILAMTSHPGFDPQNLSGRIRQNDWDTLIKDPFKPLNNRAIQGTYPPGSVFKVLLAITALEAHEIDPSKQIDCHGVFPFGKRVFRDWKKGGHGAVDLHRSIVESCDVYYYKLGDQLGVDLIAEQAHKFGLGRATGIDLPSEKEGIIPSSEWKLKTRRERWFPGETLSVSIGQGYVNFTPLQAAYMMTQVANGGYRYKPRLLRAVSGQETDQPIVFPPVLLDTHQISKRTLDVVREALRGVVQEPHGTAGTARSEYFETAGKTGTAQVIAAKAGAGGNLNSKMLPKFLQDHAWFVAFAPYQDPKIVVAVLVEHGGHGGSAAAPVAKKVLEAYLVKKPDRNPSGPSDRVTLDGRSQSRIPEGGED
- a CDS encoding SurA N-terminal domain-containing protein; its protein translation is MLKVLRESAIENPWFYRIIMLMIAIAFVITMGWGFGTSKSNKKDYVAKVNGEPITTEEFQDSYRTTVAFYKSMMKDKFNEDTLKQMNLKKNVVNSLIEKKLWQMAAKEMGITISDEEVRSLLKNNELFQKNKVFDEATYRQVLAYNHLKPALFEESQRKELLYEKIRSTIRDSVTLSPLEEAVNSTSPEEIERVTKDKLNQKREKAVQSFLVNLKAKAEIEIKNEHLEG
- a CDS encoding rod shape-determining protein, which encodes MFSNDLAIDLGTANTLVYLKGKGIVINEPSVVAIEKKSGRVLAVGAEAKKMLGRTPGNIVAIRPMKDGVIADFEIAEKMLKHFITKAHNRSTFVRPRIIICVPSKITQVEQRAVKDSAELAGAREVYLIEEPIAAAIGAGLPIEEPAGNMVVDIGGGTTDVAVISLAGIVYSESVKVGGDKMDDAIVNYIKRKYNLLIGDHMAELIKFEIGSAYPPDERKTFSIKGRDLISGIPKTLVIDDAEVREALAEPISAIVNAIKLALENTPPELSGDIIDRGIVLTGGGSLLRGMDIRLREETNLPIITVDNPLTTVVLGTGTALDSLELLRKVSIMAQ
- the mreC gene encoding rod shape-determining protein MreC, whose translation is MSIFRFQRSNRFYKKLFLSISILLILVIGVSLDIRKAVPSYFQNPILSIGYLIELTGNTIIHGISKVWTHYIDLVDTQNRYTRLQSEVEVLKGENLQLKESQKENLRLKQLLEIALPVPLKLTAAQVIMRDPSNWYQSLTINKGTDAGVLPGMGVITFSGIVGRVLKSGAKSSVVLLITDRNSAVPVLISRSRDEGILEGTTHGLARIKYLSLDLKLEVGDPVLTSGLTPTFPKGLKIGSVVKIDQKTELDRRKSKDFVYAGPFLSVEVAPAVNFSRLEEVMVITSSPDETSVQGEK